One segment of Stenotrophomonas sp. SAU14A_NAIMI4_8 DNA contains the following:
- the murL gene encoding UDP-N-acetyl-alpha-D-muramoyl-L-alanyl-L-glutamate epimerase — translation MTAFDKHQVSRFRFVRCEFAADTGVAKLVYAFDDGPEMVETISVPGAPFVLDDARAAAVQRALQLLHLIAGVSYYKAGVPETVSIDSYAIDADTAALVETIYLNGLGEFAYRNGLNLRGRFRLPVQGQALQAPALGLQPHALVAIGGGKDSLVSIEALRRAGVDETVTWIGGSQLIRACAERTGLPTLNLGRALAPELFELNRQGAWNGHIPVTAVNSAIMVLAALLQGVDQVVFSNERSASYGSQIPGTGEVNHQWSKGWAFEQAFGNHVQQQVAADLHYYSLLRPMSELAVARQFAKTDFYDAHFSSCNRNFHILGERPVNRWCGVCPKCHFVFLALAPFMPKTRLVRIFGRNLLDDAEQAAGFDALLEFQDHKPFECVGEGRESRAAMATLAQRPEWKEDVLVKRFCNEIQPQLDAAELELAPLLLLQGEHRIPAALWEQVREDFAA, via the coding sequence ATGACTGCTTTCGATAAACACCAGGTTTCCCGCTTCCGCTTCGTCCGCTGCGAATTCGCCGCGGACACCGGCGTGGCCAAGCTGGTCTACGCCTTCGATGACGGCCCTGAGATGGTGGAAACCATCAGCGTGCCCGGTGCGCCGTTCGTACTGGACGACGCGCGCGCCGCCGCCGTGCAGCGCGCACTGCAGCTGCTGCACCTGATCGCCGGCGTCAGCTACTACAAGGCGGGCGTGCCGGAGACGGTCAGCATCGACAGCTATGCGATCGATGCCGATACCGCTGCGCTTGTGGAAACGATCTACCTGAATGGTCTGGGCGAATTCGCCTATCGCAACGGCCTGAACCTGCGCGGGCGCTTCCGCCTGCCGGTGCAGGGCCAGGCGCTGCAGGCGCCGGCACTGGGCCTGCAGCCGCACGCGCTGGTGGCCATCGGCGGCGGCAAGGATTCGCTGGTCAGCATTGAAGCGCTGCGCCGTGCCGGCGTGGACGAGACGGTGACCTGGATCGGCGGTTCGCAGCTGATCCGCGCCTGTGCCGAGCGCACCGGCCTGCCGACGCTGAACCTGGGCCGCGCGCTGGCCCCGGAACTGTTCGAGCTGAACCGCCAAGGTGCCTGGAACGGCCATATTCCGGTTACCGCGGTGAACTCGGCGATCATGGTGCTGGCCGCGCTGCTGCAGGGCGTGGACCAGGTGGTGTTCTCCAACGAACGTTCGGCCAGCTACGGCAGCCAGATTCCCGGCACCGGTGAAGTGAACCACCAGTGGTCCAAGGGCTGGGCCTTCGAGCAGGCCTTCGGCAACCACGTGCAGCAGCAGGTGGCCGCCGATCTGCACTACTACTCGCTGCTGCGCCCGATGTCCGAGCTGGCGGTGGCCCGCCAGTTCGCCAAGACCGATTTCTACGACGCGCATTTCTCCAGCTGCAACCGCAATTTCCACATCCTGGGCGAGCGCCCGGTGAACCGCTGGTGCGGCGTCTGCCCGAAGTGCCATTTCGTTTTCCTGGCGCTGGCCCCGTTCATGCCCAAGACGCGTCTTGTGCGCATCTTCGGCCGCAACCTGCTGGACGATGCCGAGCAGGCCGCTGGCTTCGATGCGCTGCTGGAATTCCAGGACCACAAGCCGTTCGAGTGCGTGGGCGAAGGCCGCGAATCGCGTGCGGCGATGGCGACCCTGGCGCAGCGCCCGGAATGGAAGGAAGACGTGCTGGTGAAGCGCTTCTGCAACGAGATCCAGCCGCAGCTGGATGCCGCCGAACTGGAACTGGCACCGCTGCTGCTGTTGCAGGGCGAGCACCGCATTCCGGCCGCGTTGTGGGAACAGGTGCGTGAAGATTTCGCAGCTTGA
- the murD gene encoding UDP-N-acetylmuramoyl-L-alanine--D-glutamate ligase: MKISQLEGKRVALWGWGREGRAAFSVLRARLPALALSLFCPAAEAEAARAETQGRLDVRGEPTAEALAAFDVVIKSPGISPYQPIALAAAAQGTVFIGGTALWFAEHAGADGIVHDTVCVTGTKGKSTTTALVAHLLRAAGHRTGLVGNIGLPLLEVLDPQPAPAYWAVELSSYQTGEVARSGARPQVAVVLNLFPEHLDWHGTEQRYIEDKLRLVTEAAPRIAVLNAADPHLAALALPDSEVVWFNQPQGWHMRGDIVHRGEQAVFDTRNTPLPGRHNRGNLCAVLAALEALGLDAVALAPAVQDFRPLPNRLQRIGVAEGLTYINDSISTTPHASLAALECFAGQRIALLVGGHDRGLDWTDFMQHMAHDVPPVEIVTMGSNGPRIHAMLQPLADAGRFGLHAAGDLPHAMALARTALGAQGGVVLLSPGAPSFGAYRDYVARGRHFAELAGFNPDSISAIPGLGIG, from the coding sequence GTGAAGATTTCGCAGCTTGAAGGAAAGCGCGTCGCGCTGTGGGGCTGGGGGCGTGAGGGCCGTGCGGCATTTTCCGTGCTGCGCGCGCGCCTGCCCGCGCTGGCCCTGAGCCTGTTCTGCCCGGCTGCTGAAGCCGAGGCGGCGCGTGCGGAAACGCAGGGGCGGCTGGACGTGCGCGGTGAACCCACCGCCGAGGCGCTGGCCGCGTTCGATGTGGTGATCAAGTCGCCCGGCATCAGCCCGTACCAGCCGATCGCGCTGGCGGCCGCCGCGCAGGGCACGGTCTTCATCGGCGGCACCGCGCTGTGGTTCGCCGAACATGCCGGTGCCGATGGCATCGTGCACGACACCGTGTGCGTGACCGGCACCAAGGGCAAGAGCACCACCACCGCGCTGGTCGCGCACCTGCTGCGCGCCGCCGGCCATCGCACCGGCCTGGTCGGCAACATCGGCCTGCCGCTGCTGGAAGTGCTGGACCCGCAGCCAGCGCCCGCGTACTGGGCGGTGGAACTGTCCAGCTACCAGACCGGCGAAGTGGCGCGCAGTGGCGCCCGCCCGCAGGTGGCGGTGGTGCTGAACCTGTTCCCCGAACACCTGGACTGGCACGGCACCGAGCAGCGCTACATTGAAGACAAGCTGCGTCTGGTGACCGAAGCGGCGCCGCGCATCGCCGTGCTCAATGCCGCCGATCCGCATCTGGCCGCGCTGGCGCTGCCCGACAGCGAGGTGGTCTGGTTCAACCAGCCGCAGGGCTGGCACATGCGCGGCGACATCGTGCACCGCGGCGAGCAGGCGGTGTTCGATACCCGCAACACGCCGCTGCCCGGCCGCCACAACCGCGGCAACCTGTGCGCGGTGCTGGCCGCGCTGGAAGCGCTGGGGCTGGATGCAGTGGCGCTGGCACCGGCGGTGCAGGATTTCCGACCGTTGCCGAACCGCCTGCAGCGCATTGGCGTGGCCGAGGGCCTGACCTACATCAACGATTCGATCAGCACCACGCCGCACGCCAGCCTGGCGGCGCTGGAGTGCTTCGCCGGGCAGCGCATCGCGCTGCTGGTGGGCGGGCACGACCGTGGCCTGGACTGGACCGATTTCATGCAGCACATGGCGCACGACGTGCCACCGGTGGAGATCGTGACCATGGGCAGCAACGGCCCGCGCATCCACGCCATGCTGCAGCCGCTGGCCGATGCCGGTCGCTTCGGCCTGCACGCGGCGGGAGACCTGCCGCACGCCATGGCGCTGGCGCGTACCGCGCTGGGCGCGCAGGGCGGGGTGGTGCTGCTGTCACCGGGCGCGCCAAGTTTTGGTGCCTACCGCGATTACGTGGCGCGCGGCCGCCACTTCGCCGAGCTGGCCGGATTCAACCCGGACAGCATCAGCGCGATTCCGGGGTTGGGCATCGGGTAG
- a CDS encoding SMI1/KNR4 family protein encodes MNLVDRFLSGLVARLPEDDAPQWAHVQGASADDLQRLRTQWPQVPDSLLKLLSRVDGTHYREYPGGEVCVLVLGSDVGDYPYFLRSVEQIFDDQRQWHDSIRSIYEEWLDDEPDILGAGIDGDLPMNRRLCFSHCMNNGGTSMLYLDFDPAPGGTVGQVVRYLHDPDSYAVIAPSFDAYLQDLIDRDYSFIE; translated from the coding sequence ATGAACCTGGTAGATCGTTTCCTGTCCGGCCTTGTTGCCCGCCTGCCGGAAGATGACGCCCCGCAATGGGCCCACGTGCAGGGCGCCAGCGCCGACGACCTGCAGCGCCTGCGCACGCAGTGGCCGCAGGTACCCGACAGCCTGCTGAAGCTGCTGTCGCGCGTGGATGGCACGCACTACCGTGAGTACCCCGGCGGCGAGGTCTGCGTGCTGGTGCTGGGCTCGGACGTGGGGGACTATCCGTACTTCCTGCGCTCGGTCGAACAGATCTTCGACGACCAGCGGCAGTGGCACGACAGCATCCGTTCCATCTACGAGGAATGGCTGGACGACGAGCCGGACATCCTCGGCGCCGGCATTGACGGCGATCTGCCGATGAACCGTCGCCTGTGCTTCTCGCACTGCATGAACAACGGTGGCACCTCGATGCTGTACCTGGATTTCGATCCCGCCCCGGGCGGCACCGTCGGCCAGGTGGTGCGCTACCTGCACGATCCGGACAGCTACGCGGTCATCGCCCCCAGCTTCGATGCCTACCTGCAGGACCTGATCGACCGCGATTACAGCTTCATCGAGTAG
- a CDS encoding dienelactone hydrolase family protein, with product MNSWRYGVAMVLGLAAMPAWAAMKTQPVEWTHQGTTFSGVLVYDDGDDDKRPGLVMVPNWKGVNASAIEKAKQLAGDDYVVLVADVYGKGVRPKSDAEAGPVATKLRNDRPLLRARALEAVNVLKAQAGKAPLDASRIGAVGFCFGGTTVLELARAGAPLAAVVSLHGGLGSPLPAQAGGTHPSVLVLNGADDTSVTAEDIGSFQKEMDAAKVDWEFTNYSGAVHCFAERDANSPPGCQYNERAAKRAWKALDEFFEERFR from the coding sequence ATGAACAGCTGGCGGTATGGTGTGGCGATGGTGCTGGGGCTGGCGGCGATGCCGGCGTGGGCGGCGATGAAGACCCAACCGGTGGAATGGACGCACCAGGGCACGACCTTCAGTGGTGTGCTGGTCTACGACGACGGCGACGATGACAAGCGCCCCGGCCTGGTGATGGTGCCCAACTGGAAGGGCGTGAACGCATCGGCGATTGAAAAGGCCAAGCAGTTGGCCGGCGATGACTACGTGGTGCTGGTGGCCGATGTGTACGGCAAGGGCGTGCGGCCGAAGAGCGATGCCGAGGCCGGCCCGGTGGCAACCAAGCTGCGCAACGACCGGCCGCTGCTGCGCGCACGCGCGCTGGAAGCGGTGAACGTGCTCAAGGCGCAGGCCGGCAAGGCACCGCTGGATGCCAGCCGGATCGGTGCGGTCGGCTTCTGTTTCGGTGGCACCACGGTGCTGGAGCTGGCCCGTGCCGGTGCACCGCTGGCCGCTGTGGTCAGCCTGCACGGCGGCCTGGGCTCACCGCTGCCGGCACAGGCCGGGGGCACGCATCCTTCGGTGCTGGTGCTCAATGGCGCCGACGATACCAGCGTGACGGCCGAGGATATCGGCAGTTTCCAGAAGGAAATGGACGCGGCCAAGGTCGACTGGGAATTCACCAACTACAGCGGCGCGGTGCACTGCTTTGCCGAGCGTGATGCCAACAGCCCGCCGGGGTGCCAGTACAACGAACGCGCGGCCAAGCGCGCGTGGAAGGCGCTGGATGAGTTCTTCGAGGAACGGTTCCGGTAA
- a CDS encoding polyprenyl synthetase family protein, with protein sequence MTITEDTRPALGLPQIQSLAAADMAAVDALIRRRLSSDVVLINQIADHIISAGGKRLRPMLVMLAGHAVGQAGPEHHQLAAIIEFIHTSTLLHDDVVDESSLRRGRSTANALWGNAPSVLVGDFLYSRSFQLMVELDRMPVMQILADTTNRIAEGEVLQLLHVHNPDTDEAAYLRVIERKTAVLFAAGTRLGALASGQDEATQQALYDYGMHLGYAFQIADDVLDYSANAEELGKNLGDDLAEGKATLPLIHAMAHSDLATRERLRSIVQDGDASAMPEVLAAIRATGGLDYSRRRAEEYAEAAERALDGLGDNDALAALRGLARYAVQRSH encoded by the coding sequence ATGACCATCACTGAAGACACCCGTCCCGCCCTGGGCCTGCCCCAGATCCAGTCGCTTGCTGCGGCCGACATGGCCGCCGTCGATGCCCTGATCCGGCGCCGGCTGTCCTCGGACGTGGTGCTGATCAACCAGATCGCCGACCACATCATTTCCGCCGGCGGCAAGCGCCTGCGCCCGATGCTGGTCATGCTGGCCGGCCACGCGGTCGGTCAGGCCGGGCCGGAGCACCACCAGCTGGCGGCCATCATCGAGTTCATCCACACCTCCACCCTGCTGCACGACGATGTGGTGGACGAATCCAGCCTGCGCCGTGGCCGCAGCACCGCCAACGCCCTGTGGGGCAATGCGCCCAGCGTGCTGGTGGGCGATTTCCTGTACTCGCGCAGCTTCCAGCTGATGGTGGAACTGGACCGCATGCCGGTCATGCAGATCCTGGCCGACACCACCAACCGCATCGCCGAAGGCGAAGTGCTGCAGCTGCTGCACGTACACAACCCGGACACCGACGAAGCGGCCTACCTGCGCGTGATCGAGCGCAAGACCGCGGTGCTGTTCGCCGCCGGCACCCGCCTGGGCGCGCTGGCCAGCGGCCAGGACGAAGCCACCCAGCAGGCCCTGTACGACTACGGCATGCACCTGGGCTACGCCTTCCAGATTGCCGATGACGTGCTCGATTACTCGGCCAATGCCGAGGAACTGGGCAAGAACCTGGGCGACGACCTGGCCGAAGGCAAGGCAACCCTGCCGCTGATCCACGCCATGGCCCACTCCGACCTGGCTACCCGCGAGCGCCTGCGCAGCATCGTGCAGGACGGCGACGCCTCGGCCATGCCGGAAGTGCTGGCCGCGATCCGCGCCACCGGTGGCCTGGACTACAGCCGCCGCCGCGCCGAGGAGTACGCCGAAGCCGCCGAGCGCGCGCTTGACGGCCTGGGCGACAACGATGCCTTGGCCGCCCTGCGCGGCCTGGCCCGCTACGCGGTGCAGCGCTCGCATTGA
- a CDS encoding alpha-glucosidase, translating into MSHNPWWRGAVIYQIYPRSFLDANGDGVGDLPGIIERLDYIAALGADAIWISPFFRSPMADFGYDIADYRDVDPLFGNLDDFDRLLAKAHGLGLKVMIDQVLSHTSIEHAWFRESRQDRSNPKADWYVWADPREDGTPPNNWLSLFGGGAWQWEPRREQYYLHNFLVDQPDLNFHNPAVQQATLDNVRFWLDRGVDGFRLDAINFCFHDAQLRDNPPKPADKRVGRGFSPDNPYAYQYHYYNNTQPENLPFLEQLRALLDQYPGAVSLGEISSEDSLATTAEYTQDGRLHMGYSFELLVDDYSVAYIRDTVSRLEAVMTEGWPCWAVSNHDVERAVSRWGGHPADPRLARMLVAMLCSLRGSVCLYQGEELGLAEAEVPFEDLQDPYGITFWPNFKGRDGCRTPLPWTDAPLAGFTTGKPWLPIPAEHRAAAVAVQQADPHSVLSAFGDFLAWRRTQPALLHGDIQFLDSAEPVLLFQRMLADETLLLAFNLSAAPVSHPLPAGRWEQVAVPGPDAGTVEGNELRLPPRAVYCARRS; encoded by the coding sequence ATGTCGCACAATCCATGGTGGCGCGGAGCCGTCATCTACCAGATCTACCCGCGCAGTTTCCTCGACGCCAACGGCGACGGGGTAGGCGACCTGCCGGGCATCATCGAGCGTCTGGACTACATTGCCGCGCTGGGCGCGGATGCGATCTGGATCTCGCCGTTCTTCAGATCGCCCATGGCCGATTTCGGCTATGACATCGCCGATTACCGCGATGTGGACCCGCTGTTCGGCAACCTGGACGACTTCGACCGCCTGCTGGCCAAGGCGCACGGCCTGGGCCTGAAGGTGATGATCGACCAGGTGCTGAGCCATACGTCGATCGAGCACGCCTGGTTCCGTGAAAGCCGCCAGGACCGCAGCAACCCGAAGGCGGACTGGTATGTCTGGGCCGACCCGCGCGAAGACGGCACCCCGCCCAACAACTGGCTGTCGCTGTTCGGCGGCGGCGCCTGGCAGTGGGAACCGCGCCGCGAGCAGTACTACCTGCACAACTTCCTGGTCGACCAGCCGGACCTGAACTTCCACAACCCGGCAGTGCAGCAGGCCACGCTGGACAACGTGCGCTTCTGGCTGGACCGCGGCGTGGATGGGTTCCGCCTGGATGCCATCAACTTCTGCTTCCACGACGCGCAGCTGCGTGACAACCCGCCCAAGCCGGCGGACAAGCGGGTGGGGCGCGGCTTCAGCCCGGACAACCCGTACGCCTACCAGTACCACTACTACAACAATACCCAGCCGGAAAACCTGCCGTTCCTCGAACAGCTGCGCGCGCTGCTGGACCAGTACCCGGGCGCGGTGAGTCTGGGCGAGATCTCGTCGGAAGATTCGCTGGCCACCACCGCCGAGTACACGCAGGACGGCCGCCTGCACATGGGCTACAGCTTCGAGCTGCTGGTGGACGACTACAGCGTGGCCTATATCCGCGATACGGTCTCGCGCCTGGAAGCGGTGATGACCGAAGGCTGGCCGTGCTGGGCGGTGTCCAACCACGATGTGGAGCGGGCGGTCAGCCGCTGGGGCGGCCACCCGGCCGACCCGCGCCTGGCCCGCATGCTGGTGGCCATGCTGTGTTCGCTGCGCGGCTCGGTCTGCCTGTACCAGGGCGAGGAACTGGGCCTGGCCGAGGCCGAGGTGCCGTTCGAGGACCTGCAGGACCCGTATGGCATCACCTTCTGGCCCAACTTCAAGGGCCGTGACGGCTGCCGCACGCCGCTGCCGTGGACCGATGCCCCGCTGGCCGGCTTCACCACCGGCAAGCCGTGGCTGCCGATTCCGGCCGAGCACCGTGCCGCCGCGGTGGCGGTGCAGCAGGCCGACCCGCACTCGGTGCTGAGCGCCTTCGGCGATTTCCTGGCCTGGCGGCGCACCCAGCCGGCCCTGCTGCACGGCGACATCCAATTCCTGGACAGCGCCGAGCCGGTGCTGCTTTTCCAGCGTATGCTTGCAGATGAAACTCTCCTGCTGGCCTTCAACCTGTCGGCAGCGCCGGTCAGCCATCCGCTGCCGGCCGGCCGCTGGGAACAGGTGGCGGTGCCGGGCCCGGATGCGGGCACGGTGGAAGGCAACGAACTGCGGCTGCCGCCGCGCGCGGTGTATTGCGCCCGACGCAGCTGA
- a CDS encoding TonB-dependent receptor — protein MLNHKRSALSLALAVVLVPSLASAQSTEATATDPSATNLDTVQVTGIRRGIENAIAVKQSATSVVEAISAEDIGKLPDVSIAESLGRLPGLAAQRVAGRAQVISVRGLSPDFATTLLNGREVVSTGDNRSVEFDQYPSELVNGVTVYKTPDAALVGQGLSGTIDMQTVRPLSFPERVIAVSGRLQKSSLGEAANVDEFGNRFSASYIDQFFDKTLGISIGYAHSDNPIQENQVGLYEPWTTEQTTNGNRPGLAAGTYFSDGIKALRRTGNNKRDGVMATIQFRPNNAWTSTFDAFHTEAEQIDTANQFEVNLSNYNGGYTPGLLISNPQVNADGTFTGGTASGVYPLVRGMYNKRKDKIDAFGWNNEFTFGSVKLVADLNYSKATRDELNLENNLQLTPMPQLDTIGLVVNPNGFSQISPGLDYSNPDALFLTNTIYGSGYGKVPQVEDRLKGGKLAATISLPEAMASWAPDLDIGVNYADRRKTKTQSEGNILLGAQGDANIASDLQYSPVNLGFAGIGNIPAWNVPAAVARYMTFDPVDNLDYLIPKSWVVEEKITTAWARLNINTDIGVVGVRGNIGVQMQHTDQSSDSRYWDSSQPAGSNIQPYSNGKTYNDWLPSLNLAFMFPHEQTLRFAVAKQVARPRVDQMRAGLEFGVDTATGKPGGSGGNPLLDPWRATAIDLSYEKYFGEKAYVAAAVFYKDLKSYVYTQSVDNYDFTDLLGSYVPPPGMTVPVLTTGTFSSPQNGKGGTLKGLELTASFPLDMLTDSLRGFGVQASATFNKSDIEILDPESASSVGTDPISLPGLSDRVYNFTAYFERNGFEARVSQRRRSDFIGEIGNFNGNRTLRYVVGENVTDAQVSYTFSDSSALRGLTLLLQGSNLTNEPYRTYAGTKDRPLEYIEWGRTYVLGVNYKF, from the coding sequence ATGTTGAACCACAAGCGCAGCGCGCTGAGTCTGGCGCTGGCCGTCGTACTGGTGCCGTCGCTGGCATCGGCGCAGTCCACCGAAGCCACCGCCACCGATCCGTCCGCCACCAACCTGGACACCGTGCAGGTAACCGGCATCCGCCGCGGCATCGAAAACGCCATTGCGGTGAAGCAGAGCGCCACTTCGGTGGTCGAAGCGATTTCCGCCGAAGACATCGGCAAGCTGCCCGATGTCAGCATCGCCGAATCGCTGGGCCGCCTGCCCGGCCTGGCCGCCCAGCGCGTGGCCGGCCGTGCCCAGGTCATCAGCGTGCGCGGCTTGTCGCCCGACTTCGCCACCACCCTGCTCAACGGCCGTGAAGTGGTCAGCACCGGCGACAACCGCAGCGTTGAATTCGACCAGTACCCGTCGGAACTGGTGAACGGCGTGACCGTGTACAAGACCCCGGACGCGGCCCTGGTCGGCCAGGGCCTGTCCGGCACCATCGACATGCAGACCGTGCGCCCGCTCAGCTTCCCCGAGCGCGTGATCGCCGTCAGCGGCCGCCTGCAGAAGAGCTCGCTGGGTGAAGCGGCCAACGTCGATGAATTCGGCAACCGCTTCAGCGCCAGCTACATCGACCAGTTCTTCGACAAGACCCTGGGCATCTCGATCGGTTACGCGCACAGCGACAACCCGATCCAGGAAAACCAGGTGGGTCTGTACGAACCGTGGACCACCGAGCAGACCACCAACGGCAACCGCCCGGGCCTGGCCGCAGGCACCTACTTCTCCGATGGCATCAAGGCCCTGCGCCGTACCGGCAACAACAAGCGCGACGGCGTGATGGCCACCATCCAGTTCCGGCCGAACAACGCCTGGACCAGCACCTTCGACGCGTTCCACACCGAAGCCGAACAGATCGACACCGCCAACCAGTTCGAGGTCAACCTCAGCAACTACAACGGCGGTTACACCCCGGGCCTGCTGATCAGCAACCCGCAGGTCAATGCCGATGGCACCTTCACCGGGGGCACCGCCAGCGGCGTGTACCCGCTGGTGCGCGGCATGTACAACAAGCGCAAGGACAAGATCGATGCGTTTGGCTGGAACAACGAGTTCACCTTCGGCAGCGTGAAGCTGGTGGCCGACCTGAACTACTCCAAGGCCACCCGTGACGAACTGAACCTGGAAAACAACCTGCAGCTGACCCCGATGCCGCAGCTGGACACCATCGGTCTGGTGGTGAACCCGAACGGCTTCTCGCAGATCTCGCCGGGCCTGGATTATTCCAACCCCGATGCGCTGTTCCTGACCAACACCATCTACGGTTCCGGCTACGGCAAGGTGCCGCAGGTGGAAGACCGCCTGAAGGGCGGCAAGCTGGCGGCCACCATCAGCCTGCCCGAAGCGATGGCGTCGTGGGCACCGGACCTGGATATCGGCGTGAACTACGCCGACCGCCGCAAGACCAAGACCCAGTCCGAAGGCAACATCCTGCTGGGCGCCCAGGGCGATGCCAACATCGCCTCGGACCTGCAGTATTCGCCGGTGAACCTGGGCTTTGCCGGCATCGGCAACATTCCGGCCTGGAACGTGCCAGCCGCCGTGGCCCGCTACATGACCTTCGATCCGGTCGACAACCTGGATTACCTGATTCCCAAGTCGTGGGTGGTGGAAGAGAAGATCACCACCGCGTGGGCGCGCCTGAACATCAACACCGACATCGGCGTGGTGGGCGTGCGCGGCAACATCGGCGTGCAGATGCAGCACACCGACCAGAGTTCGGATTCGCGCTACTGGGACAGCTCGCAGCCGGCCGGCAGCAACATCCAGCCGTATTCCAACGGCAAGACCTACAACGACTGGCTGCCCAGCTTGAACCTGGCCTTCATGTTCCCGCATGAGCAGACGCTGCGCTTCGCCGTGGCCAAGCAGGTCGCCCGCCCGCGCGTGGACCAGATGCGCGCCGGCCTGGAATTCGGCGTGGATACGGCCACCGGCAAGCCCGGCGGCAGCGGCGGCAACCCGCTGCTGGACCCGTGGCGCGCCACCGCCATCGATCTGTCCTACGAAAAGTACTTCGGTGAAAAGGCCTACGTGGCCGCCGCCGTCTTCTACAAGGACCTGAAGAGCTACGTGTACACCCAGTCGGTGGACAACTACGACTTCACCGACCTGCTGGGCAGCTACGTGCCGCCGCCGGGCATGACCGTGCCGGTGCTGACCACCGGTACGTTCTCCTCGCCGCAGAACGGCAAGGGCGGCACCCTGAAGGGCCTGGAACTGACCGCATCGTTCCCGCTGGACATGCTGACCGACAGCCTGCGCGGCTTCGGCGTGCAGGCCAGCGCCACCTTCAACAAGAGCGACATCGAGATCCTGGACCCGGAAAGCGCCTCCAGCGTGGGTACCGATCCGATCAGCCTGCCGGGCCTGTCCGACCGCGTGTACAACTTCACCGCCTACTTCGAGCGCAATGGTTTCGAAGCACGCGTGAGTCAGCGCCGCCGTTCGGATTTCATCGGTGAAATCGGCAACTTCAACGGCAACCGCACGCTGCGTTACGTGGTGGGCGAGAACGTAACCGATGCCCAGGTCAGCTACACCTTCAGCGACAGCAGCGCCCTGCGTGGCCTGACCCTGCTGCTGCAGGGAAGCAACCTGACCAACGAACCGTACCGCACCTACGCCGGCACCAAGGATCGCCCGCTGGAATACATCGAGTGGGGCCGCACCTACGTGCTGGGCGTGAACTACAAGTTCTGA